From the Microbispora sp. ZYX-F-249 genome, the window CACGTGGGCGATCACCGGCCTGCGGTCGCGCGGGCCGTTCACCCGGGTCACGTGCTCGATCGCGTCGAGCGCCGTGCGGATGCCGGCGTCGCCGATCGCGTGCAGGTGCGCCTGCAGGCCCATCGCGTCCACCGCCGTGAGGGCTTCGAGCAGGTCGCCGAACGGCCAGACGGGCATGCCCCGGGTGCAGGGATCGTCGCTGTACGGCGCGAGCAGCGACGCCGTGCGGTTCTCCAGGATGCCGTCCAGGAAGAACTTCACCGTGTGGGCGGTGAGGCGGTCGTGGCCGAGCGCCCGCACCCGCTCCCGGTCGGTGGCGAACTCGGCGAGCTGCGCACGCCACCGCGCCGGGTCGGCGCGGAAGGCGAGGTTCACCCGGGTCGCCAGCAGTCCCCGGCGGGCCGCCTCCAGGTAGGCCTCGACCGTGCCGTGCTCCACCCACGCGTCCTGGATCCAGGTGACGCCGGCCGCGACGTACGCGGCGGTGGACGCGGCGAGCGCGGTGACGAGGTCCCCGGTCGTGCGGGCGGGGGCGGCGGCGAGGACGGCGTCGACGGCGTCCCACTCGATCATGGTCCCGAGCAGGTCGCCGTCCGGGCGCCGGGCGAAGCGGCCTCGCGGGGTGTCGGGCGTCGAGGCGTCCAGCCCGGCCCGCCGCATGGCCTCGGAGTTGCACCACAACGTGTGGTAGTCCCAGGCCCGCAGCGCGACCGGCCGGTCGGGCACCGCCTCGTCCAGCCAGTGGGCGTCGAACAGGCCGTCGGGGACGATCGTCGCGTCGTAGCCGCCGCCGACGATCCAGTCGGCGCCGGGATGGGCGGCGGCGTGGCGGCGCACCTCCTCCACGATCTCCTCGACCGTGCCGAGCCCCCTGACCCGCGGGCCCATCGCCTCGAACCCGGCGTGGTCCGGGTGGCAGTGCCCGTCGGCGAAGGCCGGCAGGAGCATTCCGCCGCCCAGGTCCACGCGTTCGTCGTGGTCACGCGCCAGGGCGGCGGCTCCGAGTGCCTCGATCCGGCCGTTCCGTACGGACAGGGCGTCGGTGGTCGTCCCGGTGCCCGTCCAGATCGTGCCGTTTGAGAAGAGGATGCGCGACATGGGCGTCCCCGATAAATCGAATGACGTTCGTTTAGTGGGATGAGGATAGGTTGTCGAAGGGCGAAGCGGAAGGGGGTTGCGGGCCGGATGCGACGGCGAGCGGGACGGCCGGCGACGCCGGTGCTGAGCAGACAGGCCATCGCGCGGGCCGCGCTGGCCCTCATCGACGACGCCGGAGCCGATGGCTTCTCCATGGCCGCCCTCGCCGGACGGCTGGGCGTCCGGCCGTCCTCGCTCTACAACCACGTGGCCGGCAAGGACGACATCCTGGCGGCGGTCCGCGAGATCGTCTCCGACGCCATCGACGCCTCGATGTTCGCCGAACTGCCCTGGGACGAGGCGCTGGTGCGGTGGGCCCACGGCTACCGCGACGCGTTCGCCGCGCATCCGCCCGCGATCTCGTTGCTGGCCACGCAGCCGATCACCGGCGCCCTGCGCACGCTGCGGATGTACGAGGAGGTCGTGGCCGGCCTGCGGCGTGGCGGCTGGCCCGAGGCGATGGTCATCCCGGTGATGGTGGCCGTGGAGTCCTTCATCCTCGGCTCGGCGCTCGACCTGGTGGCGCCGCCCGACATGTTCGACGCCGGGCCGCTGGCCGATCAGGTCCCGGTCTTCGCGGCCACGGTGCGCGCCCGCGACGAGGCCGCCGCTTCGGGCGGACGCCCGCCGGCGGACCTGTCCTTCGAGGTCGGACT encodes:
- a CDS encoding TetR/AcrR family transcriptional regulator C-terminal domain-containing protein; translation: MRRRAGRPATPVLSRQAIARAALALIDDAGADGFSMAALAGRLGVRPSSLYNHVAGKDDILAAVREIVSDAIDASMFAELPWDEALVRWAHGYRDAFAAHPPAISLLATQPITGALRTLRMYEEVVAGLRRGGWPEAMVIPVMVAVESFILGSALDLVAPPDMFDAGPLADQVPVFAATVRARDEAAASGGRPPADLSFEVGLAAIVDGLRRTLSTLG
- a CDS encoding amidohydrolase codes for the protein MSRILFSNGTIWTGTGTTTDALSVRNGRIEALGAAALARDHDERVDLGGGMLLPAFADGHCHPDHAGFEAMGPRVRGLGTVEEIVEEVRRHAAAHPGADWIVGGGYDATIVPDGLFDAHWLDEAVPDRPVALRAWDYHTLWCNSEAMRRAGLDASTPDTPRGRFARRPDGDLLGTMIEWDAVDAVLAAAPARTTGDLVTALAASTAAYVAAGVTWIQDAWVEHGTVEAYLEAARRGLLATRVNLAFRADPARWRAQLAEFATDRERVRALGHDRLTAHTVKFFLDGILENRTASLLAPYSDDPCTRGMPVWPFGDLLEALTAVDAMGLQAHLHAIGDAGIRTALDAIEHVTRVNGPRDRRPVIAHVQMLAEEDLPRFARLGVIANLQPLWARTDPPMTKLTFPRIGPERARRQYLIGSLLRAGVRVSFGSDWPVSDHRPLAGLPVAVTRENAEREPSGGWLPGERIGIEEALSAYTAGVAHQAFAEDERGALAPGKAADLVWLDRDVRRLDPHDIADRTAVLGTWTAGVRTFPPAHRSGV